In Erigeron canadensis isolate Cc75 chromosome 7, C_canadensis_v1, whole genome shotgun sequence, one DNA window encodes the following:
- the LOC122609377 gene encoding protein ALP1-like: MSDDELPVYIIPEFASSSSSSSSSSSFEFLASVALATLEEDTTSSSRYRMSRRLFLKIVEDITATFPWFRSSANATGIRGFSEIQKCTCALRQLAYGNLADNYDEGLSFSTRTARECLDNFCIAIKYLYGEEYLRSPTSHDVARLYQAHEARHHFPGMIGSIDCTHWSWRNCPSSLRGQYHRGDHEHPTIILEAVASYDLWFWHAYFGVAGSNNDNNVLKQSSLFILEVNGKSPEYGFTVNGHRYDRGYYLGDGIYQPWSCFLKAYAYPVARKEKILKKLQESARKDVERAFGLLKNKWAIIERPARMRDKENIANAMYACVILHNMILKDDGNAISWCTSGIILTIFVLPTLIFSIAYVTKRRITCYVVILRR; the protein is encoded by the exons ATGTCTGACGATGAACTACCCGTGTATATAATTCCTGAATTCGCGTCATCGTCGTCATCGTCATCGTCTTCTAGCAGCTTCGAGTTTTTGGCGTCTGTTGCTCTTGCAACCTTAGAAGAAGACACTACATCTTCTTCT AGATATCGTATGTCGAGGaggttgtttttgaaaatcGTGGAAGATATCACTGCAACATTTCCATGGTTTCGGTCTTCGGCGAATGCGACGGGTATTAGAGGGTTCTCGGAGATTCAAAAGTGCACGTGCGCGCTACGGCAACTCGCGTACGGCAACCTCGCCGACAACTATGATGAGGGGTTGTCGTTCTCTACTAGAACGGCTCGTGAGTGTCTAGACAACTTTTGCATTGCCATAAAGTATCTTTATGGTGAAGAGTATTTGCGTTCTCCGACTAGCCACGATGTTGCGCGTTTATATCAGGCGCATGAAGCCCGGCATCATTTTCCTGGCATGATCGGTAGCATCGACTGTACCCACTGGAGTTGGAGAAATTGTCCATCAAGTTTGCGTGGGCAATACCACCGGGGTGATCATGAACACCCGACTATCATACTTGAGGCCGTTGCTTCCTATGATTTATGGTTTTGGCATGCGTATTTTGGTGTTGCGGGCTCAAACAATGACAACAACGTTTTGAAGCAATCATCATTGTTTATCCTCGAAGTGAATGGGAAGTCTCCTGAGTACGGCTTTACCGTAAACGGGCACCGTTACGATAGAGGATACTATCTAGGGGATGGTATTTACCAACCATGGTCTTGTTTTCTGAAGGCGTATGCATACCCAGTCGCGAGAAAGGAGAAGATATTGAAGAAACTCCAAGAGTCTGCGAGAAAAGACGTTGAGCGAGCATTCGGGCTTCTGAAGAACAAGTGGGCTATCATCGAACGACCGGCACGGATGAGGGACAAAGAAAATATCGCCAACGCGATGTATGCGTGTGTtattttacataacatgatACTCAAGGACGACGGCAACGCGATATCATGGTGTACATCAGGGATCATCCTAACGATATTCGTGCTACCGACCCTAATTTTCTCCATCGCTTACGTAACGAAGAGACGCATTACATGTTACGTCGTGATATTACGGAGGTAG
- the LOC122609378 gene encoding uncharacterized protein LOC122609378, with product MDKTMFLDIVRDIEANFPYFQEGYDARKRKSFMAIQKCTSAVRQLVTGNAPDWYDEYLCMAARTAREILDYFCDAIIRLYSREYLRRPTSHDVARIFEAHELRHHLPGMLGSIDCTHVDWSACPRCLRGQYTRGDHKGPTIMLEITASQDLWIWHAFFGVPGSNNDINVLNTSDL from the coding sequence ATGGACAAGACCATGTTTTTAGATATCGTGCGTGACATTGAAGCAAACTTCCCGTATTTCCAAGAAGGTTACGatgcaagaaaaagaaaaagttttatgGCGATACAAAAATGCACATCCGCCGTTAGGCAACTAGTGACGGGTAACGCGCCAGACTGGTACGACGAGTACTTGTGCATGGCCGCCAGAACCGCACGCGAGATCCTTGATTATTTTTGTGACGCCATCATTCGGTTGTATAGCAGAGAGTACCTACGCAGGCCGACGTCACACGACGTTGCACGCATCTTCGAGGCCCACGAGCTTCGACATCATTTGCCGgggatgcttggtagcatcgatTGCACACACGTCGATTGGTCGGCATGTCCTAGATGTTTGAGAGGGCAATACACGAGGGGTGACCACAAGGGTCCAACTATTATGCTTGAAATCACCGCGTCACaagatttgtggatttggcatgcttttttCGGTGTCCCAGggtcgaacaacgacatcaacgtgttGAATACATCCGATTTGTAG
- the LOC122608284 gene encoding protein LIGHT-DEPENDENT SHORT HYPOCOTYLS 4-like — translation MDPYNNNHQELEITSNNNNINNNPSDLLAAASSSSSPTASSTTPSRYQNQKRRDWNTFCQYLRNHRPPLTLARCSGANVLEFLRYLDQFGKTKVHSPVCPFYGHPNPPCPCPCPLRQAWGSLDALIGRLRAAYEETGGQPETNPFGARAVRLYLREVRDMQSKARGISYEKKKRRKPTSSQEEDNKSFAINMSSSSSSSSFQCFGLPPGDHV, via the coding sequence atggaTCCTTATAACAACAACCACCAAGAATTAGAAATCACatctaataataacaatatcaaCAACAACCCTAGTGACCTTTTAGCAGCCGCTTCGTCGTCCAGCTCACCGACGGCTTCTTCGACGACTCCAAGTCGGTACCAAAACCAAAAACGTCGCGATTGGAACACTTTTTGTCAATACTTAAGAAACCATCGGCCACCACTAACACTAGCCCGATGTAGTGGTGCAAATGTGCTAGAGTTTCTAAGGTATCTTGATCAATTTGGCAAGACAAAAGTTCACTCACCCGTGTGTCCATTTTATGGCCACCCGAACCCACCGTGTCCTTGTCCTTGTCCTCTTAGACAAGCTTGGGGAAGTCTAGATGCTTTGATTGGTCGTCTAAGGGCTGCTTATGAAGAAACTGGTGGTCAGCCTGAGACAAACCCTTTTGGTGCTCGAGCTGTTAGGCTTTATCTTCGTGAAGTTCGTGATATGCAATCGAAAGCTAGAGGGATAAGTTACGAGAAGAAAAAGCGAAGGAAGCCGACTTCTTCTCAAGAAGAGGATAATAAATCGTTTGCAATAAATatgtcatcatcttcttcatcatcatcgtttCAATGTTTTGGTCTTCCACCGGGTGATCATGTGTGA
- the LOC122607965 gene encoding U-box domain-containing protein 3 — protein MGLEKVLKCLSNSFSRFIHLVTFGVTKDLPYQQEYKHVANSLKLFKRILDNIDASQIHSDEILCKEFEELDATVNEAREFIENWGSHMSKIYGVVQSRHLIVIIQSYSIKICETVYRSLESSATSSSSSSSASTSTLADIQHFMEEFKSLKLETAAEKLDGALKRIREGKVPPLDHLIDIMELFQLSSSHELLKESIAVEKENIKANQLDHQINHIADLLFHIRETMVNRESFKAINGVSVPSYFICPLSLQLMFDPVIVASGQTYERDSIQKWLNHGLTRCPGTRQTLSHTNLIPNYTVKALIANWCDENHIEVNRTVERPDIAVNSRSSVEVENGFDRLSLQKSNHQSPEESCSHSRSESTSTAVSSSEHLCEYSGELVSDSVVSPWLTGKQFHSSNHMDEMVNDGGNRNYPRTVSLPPDSSPNDLTTFSHVKQLVNDLKSPSNETQTKSAEELRFLAKNNMENRILIGQSGAIRPLLSLLHSNVKLTQEHAVTALLNLSINGNIKSMIAEAGAVEPLIHVLETGNTCAKENAAAALFSLSLLEEYRVKIGQSGAIKPLVDLLGSGTLRGKKDAATALFNLSIFHENKARIIQAGAVKYLVELMDPDTQMVDKSVALLSNLSSISEGCLAIAREGGIPLLVEVVETGSQRGKENAASILLQLCLCSPKYCRLVLQEGAVPPLVALSQSGTSRAKEKAQQLLSHFRSQRENAAGRGKS, from the exons ATGGGTCTAGAAAAGGTGTTGAAATGTTTAAGTAACAGCTTTTCTCGATTCATTCATCTGGTCACATTTGGTGTAACGAAGGACTTGCCATATCAGCAGGAGTACAAACACGTTGCTAATTCGTTAAAGCTTTTTAAACGAATACTTGATAATATTGATGCTTCCCAAATACACTCGGATGAAATCTTGTGCAAGGAGTTTGAAGAACTTGATGCAACTGTAAATGAAGCTCGAGAGTTCATTGAGAATTGGGGTTCTCACATGAGCAAAATATATGGG GTTGTACAGAGTAGACATCTTATCGTTATAATTCAAAGCTATTCAATCAAGATTTGTGAAACAGTATACAGGTCATTGGAGTCCTCGGCaacatcatcatcgtcatcttcaTCAGCCTCTACTTCGACGTTGGCAGATATTCAG CATTTTATGGAGGAATTTAAGAGTTTGAAGTTGGAAACAGCAGCAGAGAAGTTAGACGGAGCTCTAAAACGCATAAGAGAAGGAAAAGTTCCTCCACTAGATCATCTCATAGATATCATGGAACTATTTCAGTTATCATCAAGCCATGAACTGCTAAAGGAAAGCATTGCAGTTGAAAAGGAGAACATCAAAGCCAACCAACTGGATCACCAAATTAATCATATAGCTGATCTTTTGTTTCACATAAGGGAAACCATGGTGAATCGTGAAAGCTTTAAAGCCATTAATGGTGTTTCAGTCCCTTCATATTTCATCTGCCCGTTGTCACTGCAACTCATGTTTGATCCAGTGATTGTGGCATCTGGTCAAACATACGAACGGGATTCGATCCAAAAATGGCTTAATCATGGACTCACAAGATGCCCTGGAACCCGTCAAACCCTATCCCACACGAACTTAATCCCAAATTATACAGTCAAAGCTCTGATAGcaaattggtgtgatgaaaacCATATAGAAGTTAACAGGACCGTTGAGCGTCCTGATATAGCGGTAAATTCAAGGTCATCGGTTGAAGTTGAAAATGGGTTTGACCGGCTGAGCCTTCAAAAGTCAAACCATCAGTCGCCTGAGGAATCATGTAGTCATAGCAGGAGTGAATCGACATCAACAGCTGTTTCTAGTTCTGAACATTTATGTGAATATTCTGGAGAATTGGTTTCTGATTCCGTAGTTTCACCATGGCTGACCGGAAAGCAATTCCACAGCTCTAATCATATGGACGAAATGGTTAATGATGGTGGAAATCGTAACTATCCAAGAACTGTTTCCCTTCCACCGGACTCTTCACCGAATGATTTAACGACATTTTCACACGTCAAACAGCTTGTAAATGATCTCAAGTCTCCCTCGAATGAAACTCAAACAAAATCAGCAGAAGAATTACGGTTTCTTGCTAAAAATAATATGGAAAATCGAATTTTAATAGGACAGTCTGGAGCTATTCGACCTCTCCTATCCTTATTACATTCCAATGTAAAGCTGACTCAAGAACATGCGGTTACTGCTCTTTTAAATCTGTCAATAAACGGAAACATAAAGTCAATGATTGCCGAAGCAGGTGCTGTAGAGCCATTGATCCATGTATTGGAAACGGGAAACACATGTGCTAAAGAGAATGCTGCAGCAGCATTATTCAGCCTTTCATTATTAGAGGAATACCGAGTCAAGATTGGTCAGTCTGGTGCAATCAAACCATTGGTTGACCTTTTGGGATCAGGTACCCTTAGAGGGAAAAAAGATGCAGCAACTGCTTTgtttaatttatcaatatttcaTGAGAATAAAGCTCGTATAATACAAGCGGGGGCAGTCAAGTATCTTGTGGAGTTGATGGACCCTGATACACAAATGGTTGATAAATCTGTTGCTCTTCTTTCTAATCTTTCTAGTATATCTGAGGGGTGTTTGGCGATTGCCAGAGAAGGTGGGATACCTTTGTTGGTGGAGGTTGTGGAAACGGGGTCTCAAAGGGGAAAAGAGAATGCTGCTTCTATACTTCTTCAACTTTGTCTTTGTAGTCCTAAATATTGTCGGTTGGTTCTTCAAGAAGGTGCGGTCCCGCCTCTAGTCGCACTCTCCCAGTCAGGAACGTCACGAGCCAAAGAGAAG GCACAACAACTTTTGAGTCATTTTCGCAGCCAACGTGAAAATGCTGCTGGTAGAGGCAAATCTTGA